One region of Salvelinus sp. IW2-2015 linkage group LG6.1, ASM291031v2, whole genome shotgun sequence genomic DNA includes:
- the LOC111964775 gene encoding soluble guanylate cyclase 88E-like has protein sequence MMYGLLCESLHDFIKESYGDDVWKLVRERADVRLHSFVTHQVYSESVIPRIAKAASGVTGTPYNELMNSWGVYFLGFVGKYGYDRILKVLGRHVRDFVNGLDNLHEYLRFSYPKVQPPTFFCQEESATGVTLHYRSKRKGYLHYAMGQLRQMGKQFYDTDIHVEVLSEQLVGDYSHVTMRLNFDNSAYRYIMKEDEEEQEILPITSDFFFEVFPFNIVFRQDMVVHNVGSGLATVFPDLDGKKINDAFLLARPLVEFTWNMIISHPNNLFEIMSKEPVKRERNLHNRVQNSDYENANRTADVDVELMAFQSIIGDDYKDGNSANAMESWGDGSRCLKLKGQMNTCLSGSPSSFWEPL, from the exons ATGATGTATGGACTGCTGTGTGAGTCTCTGCATGACTTCATCAAGGAGTCGTATGGAGATGATGTGTGGAAACTGGTCAGAGAGAGGGCCGATGTCAGGCTACACTCCTTTGTCACCCACCAG GTGTACAGTGAAAGTGTCATCCCGCGTATTGCTAAGGCAGCCAGCGGAGTGACAGGAACCCCCTACAACGAGCTCATGAACTCCTGGGGAGTCTATTTCCTGGGCTTCGTAGGGAAGTACGGTTACGACAGGATCCTCAAG GTGTTGGGTCGTCACGTGCGTGACTTTGTGAACGGGCTGGATAACCTCCATGAGTACCTGCGCTTCAGCTACCCCAAGGTCCAGCCCCCTACCttcttctgtcaggaggaatcagCTACCGGAGTCACCCTCCACTACAG GAGTAAGCGTAAGGGTTACCTCCACTACGCCATGGGCCAACTGAGACAGATGGGGAAACAGTTCTATGACACGGATATCCACGTGGAGGTGCTSTCTGAACAACTGGTGGGAGACTACTCACACGTCACCATGAG GCTGAACTTTGACAACTCCGCCTACCGTTACATCAtgaaggaggacgaggaggagcaggagattCTGCCCATCACCAGCGACTTCTTCTTCGAAGTCTTCCCCTTCAACATCGTTTTCAGACAG GACATGGTGGTGCACAACGTGGGCTCTGGCCTGGCCACAGTCTTCCCTGACCTGGATGGGAAAAAGATCAATGATGCCTTCCTGCTGGCGCGCCCCCTGGTGGAGTTTACCTGGAACATG ATCATCTCCCACCCCAACAACCTGTTTGAGATAATGTCCAAGGagccagtgaagagagagaggaacctcCATAACAGAGTCCAAA actcGGACTATGAGAATGCTAACCGTACAGCTGATGTAGACGTGGAGCTCATGGCCTTCCAGTCCATCATCGGCGATGACTACAAAG ATGGCAACAGTGCTAATGCTATGGAGAGCTGGGGTGATGGCAGTCGCTGTCTGAAACTGAAGGGACAGATGAATACATGCCTGAGTGGGAGTCCATCATCTTTCTGGGAACCCCTGt gA